The proteins below come from a single Parazoarcus communis genomic window:
- the uvrA gene encoding excinuclease ABC subunit UvrA: protein MDEIRIRGARTHNLKNISLDLPRNRLTVITGLSGSGKSSLAFDTLYAEGQRRYVESLSAYARQFLQLMEKPDVDLIEGLSPAISIEQKATSHNPRSTVGTVTEIHDYLRLLYARAGTPHCPDHPEHALEAQSVAQMVDHVLALPAETRLMILAPVVEGRKGEQHDLFSELRAQGFVRVRVDGEVHELDSMPPLEKGKRHTVEVVIDRFKVRPDLRGRIAESFETALTHADGRAIAVEMDSQAEHLFSARFACPVCSYALGELEPRLFSFNNPAGACPKCDGLGQVDFFDPQRVVAHPELSLASGAIRGWDRRNQFYFQMLSSLSNHYEFDIEAPFETLPAEIREIILSGSGREKIAFVYLADNGRMVVKEHPFEGIVPNLERRLRETDSAAVREELLKFRSTRPCPSCEGTRLRADARHVLIGGSALPAVSRLPLAECKTFFEHLQLEGHRARIADKIVKEIADRLSFLTNVGLDYLSLDRAADTLSGGEAQRIRLASQIGSGLTGVMYVLDEPSIGLHQRDNDRLLETLRRLRDLGNTVIVVEHDEDAIRSADHLVDMGPGAGEHGGHIIASGKPEEVIACEASVTGAYLSGRRRIAIPPRRTPADASRMVHLRGASGNNLKDVDLALPVGLFICVTGVSGSGKSTLINDTLAAVAAQHLYRSHAEPAPYVALEGLDAFDKVITVDQSPIGRTPRSNPATYTGLMTPIRELFAGVPEARARGYGPGRFSFNVKGGRCEACQGDGMIKVEMHFLPDMYVPCDTCHGKRYNRETLEIRYKGKTIYEVLDMTVEQGFDFFRAVPAVARKLETLTEVGLGYIRLGQSATTLSGGEAQRVKLALELSKRDTGRTLYILDEPTTGLHFQDIELLLKVLHRLRDHGNTIVVIEHNLDVIKTADWVIDMGPEGGNGGGTIVCAGPPEEIASCVASYTGRYLAKALSA, encoded by the coding sequence ATGGACGAAATCCGCATCCGCGGTGCCCGCACCCACAATCTCAAGAACATCAGCCTTGATCTGCCACGCAACCGGCTTACGGTCATCACCGGTCTGTCGGGCTCGGGCAAGTCCTCTCTCGCCTTTGACACCCTGTACGCCGAAGGCCAGCGTCGCTATGTAGAGTCGCTGTCGGCCTACGCCCGTCAGTTTCTGCAGCTGATGGAAAAGCCCGATGTGGACCTGATAGAAGGCCTCTCACCTGCCATTTCGATCGAGCAGAAGGCCACCAGCCACAATCCGCGCTCGACAGTCGGCACCGTCACCGAGATTCATGACTATCTGCGTCTCCTGTATGCACGGGCGGGCACGCCTCACTGCCCCGACCACCCCGAGCACGCCCTTGAGGCACAGAGCGTGGCGCAAATGGTCGACCATGTGCTCGCCTTGCCAGCGGAAACCCGGCTGATGATTCTCGCCCCCGTCGTTGAAGGGCGAAAGGGCGAGCAGCACGACCTGTTTTCCGAGCTCCGCGCCCAGGGTTTCGTACGCGTGCGAGTGGACGGCGAGGTGCACGAACTCGACAGCATGCCGCCGCTGGAAAAGGGCAAACGCCACACGGTGGAAGTCGTCATCGATCGCTTCAAGGTGCGCCCCGATCTTCGCGGACGCATTGCCGAGTCCTTCGAAACCGCCCTCACCCACGCCGACGGCCGTGCGATTGCGGTTGAGATGGACTCACAGGCAGAACATCTGTTCTCGGCCCGCTTCGCCTGCCCCGTCTGCAGCTACGCACTTGGCGAACTGGAACCCAGACTGTTTTCCTTCAACAACCCCGCAGGTGCCTGCCCGAAGTGCGACGGCCTGGGCCAGGTGGACTTCTTCGACCCCCAGCGCGTCGTTGCCCACCCTGAACTCTCGCTCGCATCCGGCGCCATCCGGGGCTGGGACCGCCGCAACCAGTTCTACTTCCAGATGCTCTCCAGCCTGTCGAACCATTACGAGTTCGACATCGAGGCGCCCTTTGAGACCCTGCCTGCCGAAATTCGCGAGATCATTTTGAGCGGATCGGGCCGCGAGAAAATCGCCTTTGTGTATCTCGCGGACAATGGCCGCATGGTGGTGAAGGAACACCCCTTTGAGGGCATCGTCCCCAACCTTGAGCGCCGCCTTCGTGAAACCGACTCGGCTGCCGTGCGCGAGGAACTGCTCAAGTTTCGCAGTACGCGCCCCTGCCCAAGCTGCGAAGGCACCCGTCTGCGCGCCGACGCACGCCATGTGCTGATCGGCGGCAGCGCCTTGCCTGCGGTGAGCCGCCTGCCGCTCGCCGAGTGCAAGACCTTTTTCGAACACTTGCAGCTCGAAGGCCATCGCGCCCGAATCGCTGACAAGATCGTCAAGGAGATAGCCGATCGCCTCAGCTTTCTGACCAATGTCGGTCTCGACTACCTTTCCCTGGATCGCGCGGCCGACACGCTGTCGGGCGGAGAGGCGCAGCGCATCCGTCTGGCGAGCCAGATCGGCTCCGGTCTGACCGGGGTGATGTACGTGCTCGACGAACCCTCGATCGGGCTGCACCAGAGAGACAACGACCGACTGCTGGAAACCCTCCGCCGGCTCCGGGATCTCGGCAATACCGTCATCGTGGTCGAACATGACGAGGACGCCATTCGCAGCGCGGACCACCTTGTCGACATGGGGCCGGGCGCGGGCGAGCACGGTGGCCACATCATCGCCAGCGGCAAGCCTGAAGAGGTCATCGCCTGCGAAGCGTCTGTGACCGGCGCCTATCTGTCGGGCCGGCGACGCATTGCCATCCCGCCCAGGCGCACGCCAGCAGACGCATCCCGCATGGTCCACCTGCGCGGCGCAAGCGGCAACAATCTCAAGGATGTTGACCTCGCCCTGCCCGTAGGCTTGTTCATCTGCGTCACCGGCGTGTCCGGATCGGGCAAGTCGACCCTGATCAACGATACGCTTGCCGCCGTCGCAGCACAGCACCTGTACCGTTCGCACGCCGAACCGGCACCGTACGTTGCCCTTGAGGGACTGGATGCATTCGACAAGGTCATCACCGTCGATCAGTCGCCGATCGGACGCACACCGCGCTCGAACCCGGCAACCTACACCGGACTGATGACGCCGATCCGCGAGCTCTTCGCAGGCGTCCCGGAGGCACGTGCCCGCGGCTACGGCCCGGGAAGATTCTCGTTCAACGTAAAAGGCGGACGCTGCGAGGCATGCCAGGGGGACGGCATGATCAAGGTTGAAATGCACTTTCTGCCCGACATGTACGTCCCCTGCGACACCTGCCACGGCAAACGCTACAACCGTGAAACGCTCGAGATCCGCTACAAGGGCAAGACGATTTACGAAGTCCTTGATATGACAGTCGAGCAGGGCTTCGACTTCTTCCGTGCGGTGCCCGCGGTCGCACGCAAACTCGAGACCCTAACCGAGGTCGGCCTGGGATATATCCGTCTGGGCCAGAGCGCGACCACGCTCTCCGGCGGCGAGGCCCAGCGCGTCAAGCTCGCACTCGAACTATCGAAGCGCGACACCGGCCGCACCCTCTACATTCTCGACGAACCCACGACCGGGCTTCATTTCCAGGACATCGAGCTCCTGCTGAAGGTGCTGCACCGACTGCGCGACCACGGCAACACCATCGTCGTCATCGAGCACAACCTCGACGTCATCAAGACCGCTGACTGGGTTATCGACATGGGCCCCGAGGGCGGCAACGGCGGCGGCACCATCGTGTGTGCAGGTCCACCCGAAGAGATCGCCTCCTGCGTCGCCAGCTACACCGGCCGTTACCTGGCGAAGGCCCTGTCGGCATAG
- the galE gene encoding UDP-glucose 4-epimerase GalE: MSVILVTGGAGYIGSHTCVALLKGGHEVVVVDDFSNSSPLALTRVEALAGRTFRAIVEADVRDRDALRAVFTAHSVTAVIHFAAKKAVGESVRIPLAYYDNNLGGLFSLLEVMGEFGVKRIVFSSSATVYGDPVTVPITESFPTAATNPYGRTKLMSEQILSDLAAADPNWKVVLLRYFNPVGADESGQIGEDPSGIPNNLMPYVSQVAVGKLGELQVFGNDYPTRDGTGVRDYIHVVDLARGHVSAVERFDSLPSLSAINLGTGRGYSVLEVVLAFEKASGCPVPFRIVPRRDGDVAECWADPALAEQVLGWRAERDLDTMCEDAWRWQQGNPDGYRET; this comes from the coding sequence ATGAGCGTGATTCTTGTGACGGGCGGAGCGGGCTATATCGGTTCGCACACCTGCGTGGCCTTGCTCAAGGGTGGGCATGAGGTGGTGGTGGTCGACGACTTCTCGAACTCGTCACCGCTGGCCTTGACGCGTGTCGAAGCGCTTGCCGGCAGGACGTTTCGGGCGATTGTCGAGGCGGACGTTCGCGATCGTGATGCGCTCAGGGCGGTATTCACGGCACACTCCGTCACGGCGGTCATTCATTTCGCGGCCAAGAAGGCTGTAGGTGAGTCGGTGCGGATCCCGCTCGCCTATTACGACAACAACCTGGGCGGTCTGTTTTCGCTGCTCGAAGTGATGGGTGAGTTCGGCGTCAAGCGCATCGTCTTCAGTTCTTCTGCGACGGTATATGGTGATCCGGTCACGGTACCGATCACTGAGTCCTTCCCCACGGCTGCGACGAACCCTTATGGCCGTACCAAGCTGATGAGCGAACAGATCCTGAGCGACCTTGCAGCGGCCGATCCGAACTGGAAGGTGGTGCTGCTGCGCTACTTCAATCCCGTTGGCGCCGATGAGAGCGGGCAGATTGGTGAGGACCCGAGTGGTATCCCGAATAATCTGATGCCGTATGTCAGCCAGGTCGCGGTTGGAAAGCTCGGTGAGTTGCAGGTGTTTGGTAACGACTATCCCACGCGCGACGGTACGGGCGTTCGGGACTATATCCACGTGGTGGATCTCGCGCGCGGACATGTCAGTGCTGTCGAACGATTCGATTCCTTGCCCTCGTTGTCAGCGATCAATCTCGGCACCGGTCGAGGCTACAGTGTGCTCGAGGTCGTTCTTGCGTTCGAGAAGGCATCTGGCTGCCCTGTACCGTTCCGTATCGTTCCGCGCCGGGATGGCGACGTGGCGGAGTGCTGGGCCGACCCTGCTCTTGCCGAGCAGGTTCTCGGTTGGCGGGCGGAGCGGGACCTCGATACGATGTGCGAGGACGCCTGGCGCTGGCAGCAGGGTAACCCTGACGGTTACCGCGAAACCTGA
- the rplQ gene encoding 50S ribosomal protein L17, which produces MRHRNGLRKLNRTSSHRQAMFRNMANALLRHEVIKTTLPKAKELRRVVEPMITLGKKPSLANRRLAFDRLRDREMVVKLFDALGPRYASRNGGYLRILKCGFRDGDNAPMAFVELLDRPETDVVVEEEAVAA; this is translated from the coding sequence ATGCGTCACCGTAATGGTCTTCGCAAGCTGAACCGGACCAGCAGCCATCGTCAGGCGATGTTCCGTAACATGGCTAACGCTCTGCTGCGCCATGAAGTAATCAAGACGACGCTCCCGAAGGCAAAGGAACTGCGTCGGGTCGTCGAGCCGATGATCACGCTGGGCAAGAAGCCGAGCCTGGCAAATCGTCGTCTGGCATTCGATCGTCTGCGCGACCGCGAAATGGTCGTCAAGCTGTTCGACGCGCTGGGTCCGCGTTACGCATCGCGTAACGGCGGTTACCTTCGCATCCTGAAGTGCGGTTTCCGTGATGGCGACAACGCACCGATGGCTTTCGTTGAACTGCTCGATCGTCCGGAAACGGATGTCGTGGTCGAAGAAGAAGCTGTTGCTGCCTAA
- a CDS encoding DNA-directed RNA polymerase subunit alpha: MLMQSNALLKPRIIDVQSISPVQARVTMEPFERGFGHTLGNALRRILLSSLPGHAATEVTIEGVLHEYSTLDGMREDIVDLLLNLKGVVFKLHNRSETTLRLVKSGEGLVTAADIETGHDVDIINPGHVIAHLAPGGNLDMQIKIEEGRGYVPGNSRPANGESKTIGRIVLDASFSPVRRVSYLVESARVEQRTDLDRLVIDIETNGAVDPEEAIRYAARVLMDQLSVFADLEGTPVTDVVKPEVTIDPVLLRPVDDLELTVRSANCLKAENIYYIGDLIQRTETELLKTPNLGRKSLNEIKEVLATRGLTLGMKLENWPPAGLEKLG, from the coding sequence ATGTTGATGCAAAGCAATGCACTGCTGAAACCGCGCATCATCGACGTCCAGAGCATCTCGCCTGTACAGGCGCGGGTGACGATGGAACCGTTCGAGCGCGGGTTTGGCCATACCCTGGGGAATGCGCTGCGGCGCATCCTCCTTTCCTCGCTGCCGGGGCATGCAGCGACGGAAGTGACGATCGAAGGCGTCCTGCACGAATATTCGACGCTGGATGGCATGCGTGAAGATATCGTCGATCTCCTGCTTAACCTGAAAGGTGTGGTGTTCAAGCTCCACAACCGCAGCGAGACGACGCTTCGTCTCGTGAAATCGGGTGAAGGCCTGGTGACTGCCGCCGATATCGAAACCGGACATGACGTCGATATCATCAACCCGGGGCATGTGATTGCGCATCTGGCACCCGGTGGCAACCTCGATATGCAGATCAAGATCGAGGAAGGTCGCGGTTATGTTCCGGGCAACAGCCGGCCGGCAAATGGCGAGAGCAAGACCATCGGACGCATCGTTCTCGATGCATCCTTCAGTCCTGTTCGTCGCGTGAGCTACCTGGTTGAAAGTGCTCGTGTGGAACAGCGTACCGATCTGGACAGACTGGTTATCGATATCGAGACCAACGGTGCTGTTGATCCGGAAGAGGCGATTCGCTATGCGGCTCGCGTGCTGATGGATCAACTGTCGGTGTTTGCCGACCTCGAAGGCACGCCGGTTACCGATGTCGTGAAGCCTGAAGTGACGATTGACCCGGTGTTGTTGCGCCCGGTTGATGATCTCGAGTTGACGGTGCGTTCGGCCAATTGTCTCAAGGCTGAGAACATCTACTACATCGGTGATCTGATCCAGCGTACCGAAACTGAGTTGCTCAAGACGCCGAACCTCGGCCGTAAGTCGCTGAATGAGATCAAGGAAGTGTTGGCCACTCGTGGGCTGACCCTGGGGATGAAACTGGAAAACTGGCCGCCGGCTGGGCTCGAGAAGCTCGGTTAA
- the rpsD gene encoding 30S ribosomal protein S4 produces the protein MARNLDPKCRQCRREGEKLFLKAEKCFTDKCAIERRAYAPGQHGQRSGQRLSGYGVQLREKQKIRRLYGVLEAQFRRVYSEADRRRGQTGENLLQLLEGRLDSVAYRMGFGGSRAESRQVVRHNGVLVNGKRVNIPSYLVKPGDVVELVERVRGHLRVKAALEAAESRGFPEWIEMDAKAGKGVFKAYPQRSELPPTINEGLVVELYSR, from the coding sequence GTGGCTCGTAATCTCGACCCGAAGTGCCGTCAGTGCCGTCGCGAGGGTGAAAAACTGTTCCTGAAGGCTGAGAAGTGCTTCACCGATAAATGCGCCATCGAGCGCCGTGCCTATGCGCCCGGCCAGCATGGTCAGCGTTCCGGTCAGCGTCTTTCCGGCTATGGCGTGCAACTTCGCGAAAAGCAGAAGATCCGTCGTCTCTACGGCGTGCTTGAAGCGCAGTTCCGCCGTGTTTATTCCGAAGCCGATCGTCGTCGCGGTCAGACGGGTGAAAACCTGCTGCAACTGCTCGAAGGTCGTCTCGACTCCGTCGCCTATCGCATGGGCTTCGGTGGTTCGCGTGCCGAATCGCGCCAGGTTGTTCGTCACAACGGCGTCCTCGTGAATGGCAAGCGTGTGAACATCCCGTCGTACCTGGTCAAGCCGGGCGACGTGGTCGAACTCGTTGAGCGCGTTCGTGGTCATCTGCGTGTCAAGGCTGCGCTTGAAGCAGCTGAGTCGCGTGGCTTTCCCGAGTGGATCGAGATGGATGCCAAGGCTGGTAAGGGTGTCTTCAAGGCCTACCCGCAGCGTAGCGAACTGCCGCCCACAATCAACGAAGGTCTGGTTGTGGAACTGTACTCCCGTTAA
- the rpsK gene encoding 30S ribosomal protein S11: protein MAKTATKVRKKIKKNVAEGIVHVHASFNNTIITITDRQGNALSWATSGGAGFKGSRKSTPFAAQVAGEAAGKVALECGIKNLEVRIKGPGPGRESAVRALNALGIKISSITDITPIPHNGCRPPKKRRI from the coding sequence ATGGCTAAGACTGCAACAAAGGTCCGTAAGAAGATCAAGAAGAACGTCGCTGAAGGTATCGTGCACGTTCACGCGAGCTTCAACAACACGATCATTACGATCACCGACCGTCAAGGCAATGCTCTTTCGTGGGCAACCTCCGGCGGCGCTGGCTTCAAGGGTTCGCGCAAGAGCACGCCGTTTGCTGCTCAGGTCGCAGGCGAAGCGGCCGGCAAAGTGGCGCTGGAATGCGGCATCAAGAATCTTGAAGTGCGCATCAAGGGCCCTGGCCCGGGGCGTGAGTCAGCGGTTCGTGCGTTGAATGCACTGGGGATCAAGATCTCCAGCATTACCGACATCACGCCGATCCCGCATAACGGCTGCCGTCCGCCCAAAAAGCGCCGTATCTAA
- the rpsM gene encoding 30S ribosomal protein S13 → MARIAGVNIPNHKHAEIALTAVYGIGRSRAQKICDAAAIARNVKVKDLTESDMEKLRDEVARFVVEGDLRREVTMNIKRLMDLGCYRGVRHRRGLPCRGQRTKTNARTRKGPRKSIAGKK, encoded by the coding sequence ATGGCCCGTATTGCTGGGGTAAACATTCCCAACCACAAGCATGCCGAGATCGCGCTGACCGCTGTCTATGGGATCGGCCGTTCGCGTGCTCAGAAGATTTGCGATGCTGCTGCTATTGCCCGCAACGTTAAGGTCAAAGACCTTACCGAGTCGGACATGGAGAAGCTGCGCGATGAAGTGGCTCGGTTTGTGGTAGAAGGCGACCTGCGTCGCGAAGTCACCATGAACATCAAGCGTCTGATGGACCTGGGTTGCTACCGTGGTGTCCGTCACCGTCGTGGTTTGCCGTGTCGCGGTCAGCGCACCAAGACCAATGCTCGTACCCGCAAGGGCCCGCGCAAGTCGATCGCTGGCAAGAAGTGA
- the rpmJ gene encoding 50S ribosomal protein L36: MRVQASVKRICRNCKIIRRKGVVRVICTDPRHKQRQG, encoded by the coding sequence ATGAGAGTTCAGGCTTCAGTAAAGAGGATCTGCCGCAATTGCAAGATCATCCGTCGCAAGGGTGTGGTGCGCGTTATCTGCACCGATCCGCGACACAAGCAGCGCCAGGGTTGA
- the secY gene encoding preprotein translocase subunit SecY gives MAKPAAAVGNPGRFGDLKNRLLFLLGALIVYRLGAHIPVPGIDPERLAELFQSQAGGILGVFNLFSGGALSRFTIFALGIMPYISASIIMQLMTVAVPQFEALKKEGEAGRRKITQYTRYGTLVLALAQSLGIAMALEGQAGLVLDPGMTFRLVSVATLVTGTMFLMWLGEQITERGIGNGISIIIFAGIAAGLPSAIGGLFELVRTGAMHPFTALLICVLVVVVTGFVVFVERGQRKILVNYAKRQVGNKVYGGQSSHLPLKLNMSGVIPPIFASSIILFPATLGQWFGASEGMTWLRDISSTLAPGQPIYVMLYAVAIVFFCFFYTALVFNARETADNLKKSGAFVPGIRPGDQTARYIDKILMRLTLAGAVYITLVCLLPEFLILKWNVPFYFGGTSLLIIVVVTMDFMAQVQAYVMSHQYESLLKKANFKGAGLPMR, from the coding sequence GTGGCCAAACCAGCTGCCGCGGTAGGGAATCCCGGGCGTTTTGGCGATCTCAAGAACCGACTGCTGTTTTTGCTCGGTGCCTTGATTGTTTATCGCCTTGGCGCTCACATTCCCGTTCCCGGAATCGATCCCGAACGGCTTGCGGAGTTGTTCCAGTCGCAAGCCGGCGGAATCCTTGGGGTCTTCAACCTTTTTTCTGGCGGGGCGCTGTCGCGCTTCACGATCTTCGCGCTGGGGATCATGCCTTACATTTCCGCATCCATCATCATGCAGTTGATGACGGTTGCAGTGCCTCAGTTCGAGGCGCTGAAGAAGGAAGGTGAGGCAGGCCGGCGCAAGATCACCCAGTACACGCGTTACGGTACCCTGGTGCTGGCTTTAGCGCAGTCCCTCGGGATTGCAATGGCGCTCGAAGGGCAAGCCGGGCTGGTGCTCGATCCGGGAATGACATTCCGGCTGGTGAGCGTAGCGACTCTGGTCACGGGAACGATGTTCCTGATGTGGCTGGGTGAGCAGATCACTGAGCGTGGCATTGGCAACGGCATTTCCATCATCATCTTTGCCGGTATTGCTGCAGGTTTGCCAAGCGCGATTGGCGGGTTGTTCGAGCTGGTTCGCACCGGCGCGATGCATCCCTTCACTGCGTTGCTGATTTGTGTGCTGGTAGTGGTGGTGACAGGGTTTGTAGTCTTTGTCGAACGAGGACAACGAAAGATCCTGGTGAATTACGCAAAGCGTCAGGTTGGCAACAAGGTGTACGGTGGGCAGAGCTCCCATCTTCCCCTGAAGCTGAACATGTCGGGTGTGATTCCACCGATTTTCGCCTCGAGTATCATCCTGTTCCCGGCTACGCTGGGGCAGTGGTTCGGTGCGTCAGAGGGCATGACGTGGTTGCGTGACATTTCATCTACGCTCGCTCCCGGGCAGCCGATCTATGTCATGTTGTACGCAGTTGCGATCGTGTTTTTCTGCTTTTTCTATACGGCTCTGGTGTTCAACGCCCGCGAAACTGCAGATAACCTGAAGAAGAGCGGTGCTTTTGTCCCTGGAATTCGTCCGGGCGATCAGACGGCGCGCTATATCGACAAGATTCTGATGCGTCTTACGTTGGCCGGTGCGGTGTATATCACGCTGGTCTGCCTGTTGCCGGAGTTTCTGATCCTGAAGTGGAACGTACCGTTCTATTTCGGCGGGACCTCGCTGCTGATCATCGTGGTTGTAACGATGGACTTCATGGCTCAGGTTCAGGCGTACGTCATGTCGCACCAGTACGAAAGCCTGTTGAAAAAGGCGAACTTCAAGGGAGCAGGTCTTCCGATGAGGTGA
- the rplO gene encoding 50S ribosomal protein L15 gives MRLNTIKPGAGSKSAAKRVGRGIGSGLGKTCGRGHKGQKSRAGGFHKVGFEGGQMPLQRRLPKRGFVSLTRARNAEVRLSELAALPVDEVDLLVLMQAGIVPADSLSAKVVLSGEISKKVILRGVGATRGARAAIEAAGGSVSAE, from the coding sequence ATGCGCCTGAATACGATTAAACCGGGCGCTGGCTCGAAGTCTGCCGCCAAGCGCGTAGGTCGTGGTATCGGTAGCGGCCTGGGCAAGACCTGCGGCCGCGGACACAAGGGACAGAAGTCCCGTGCCGGCGGTTTCCACAAGGTTGGCTTCGAGGGCGGTCAGATGCCCCTGCAGCGCCGCCTGCCGAAGCGTGGCTTTGTCTCGCTGACGCGTGCTCGCAACGCAGAAGTCCGCCTGTCCGAACTGGCAGCACTGCCGGTCGACGAAGTGGATCTGTTGGTATTGATGCAGGCTGGTATCGTTCCTGCTGACTCGCTTTCGGCAAAGGTTGTTCTGTCGGGTGAAATCAGCAAGAAAGTGATCCTTCGGGGCGTTGGTGCAACTCGTGGCGCTCGCGCTGCCATCGAGGCTGCCGGCGGTTCCGTCTCGGCTGAGTAA
- the rpmD gene encoding 50S ribosomal protein L30 — MTDKKIKVTLVKSVIGTKQSHRATVRGLGLRRLNHCVELIDTPEVRGMINKVSYLVKYEA; from the coding sequence ATGACCGACAAGAAAATCAAGGTCACGCTTGTGAAAAGCGTGATCGGAACCAAGCAATCACACCGTGCGACGGTTCGTGGTCTGGGCCTTCGTCGCCTGAACCACTGCGTCGAGTTGATCGATACGCCGGAAGTTCGCGGCATGATCAACAAGGTGTCCTATCTGGTTAAGTACGAGGCTTGA
- the rpsE gene encoding 30S ribosomal protein S5, with product MAKQQTKRPQASEERDDGMREKMVAINRVTKVVKGGRILGFAALTVVGDGDGGIGMGKGKSREVPVAVQKAMDEARRKLAKVSLKNGTLQHTVIGKHGAASVLMQPAPGGTGIIAGGPMRAVFEVMGVTDIICKCIGSTNPYNVVRATINGLMAINTPSEIAAKRGKTVEEILG from the coding sequence ATGGCTAAGCAGCAAACCAAGCGCCCGCAAGCCTCCGAGGAGCGCGACGACGGCATGCGTGAAAAGATGGTCGCGATCAATCGCGTTACCAAGGTTGTGAAGGGTGGCCGTATTCTCGGCTTCGCTGCACTGACCGTGGTGGGCGATGGCGATGGCGGCATCGGTATGGGTAAGGGCAAGTCCCGCGAAGTGCCGGTAGCAGTTCAGAAGGCGATGGACGAAGCCCGTCGCAAGCTGGCTAAGGTGTCGCTCAAGAACGGTACGCTTCAGCATACCGTTATCGGTAAGCACGGCGCCGCCTCGGTGCTCATGCAGCCGGCTCCCGGCGGTACCGGCATCATTGCCGGTGGTCCGATGCGCGCTGTGTTTGAGGTGATGGGCGTTACCGACATCATCTGCAAGTGCATCGGTTCGACCAACCCGTACAACGTGGTCCGTGCCACGATCAACGGGCTGATGGCGATCAACACCCCGTCGGAGATTGCGGCCAAGCGCGGCAAGACCGTCGAAGAGATTCTGGGGTAA
- the rplR gene encoding 50S ribosomal protein L18 — protein sequence MNRKETRLRRARKTRAKLAELKAVRLTVFRSNAHMYAQVISGCGSRVLAAASTVEPAVRAELANGGNKQAAAVVGKLIAERAKAAGVETVAFDRSGFLYHGRVKTLAEAAREGGLKF from the coding sequence ATGAACAGAAAAGAAACTCGTCTTCGCCGTGCGCGTAAAACTCGCGCCAAGCTTGCGGAGCTCAAGGCGGTGCGCCTCACCGTGTTCCGTTCCAATGCGCACATGTATGCCCAGGTGATTTCCGGCTGCGGCTCCCGCGTTCTCGCGGCTGCTTCCACCGTCGAACCTGCGGTTCGTGCCGAGCTTGCCAATGGCGGCAACAAACAAGCAGCTGCAGTGGTCGGCAAGTTGATTGCCGAGCGCGCCAAGGCTGCCGGGGTCGAGACGGTTGCGTTTGACCGCTCGGGCTTCCTCTATCACGGCCGCGTCAAGACGTTGGCTGAGGCTGCCCGTGAAGGCGGCCTTAAGTTCTAA
- the rplF gene encoding 50S ribosomal protein L6, whose protein sequence is MSRVAKNPVAIPSGVEVTISAAEIAVKGPLGVIRQALSSAVTVERDGDNLVCKAREGVVNAGAMSGTVRSLVNNMVTGVTKGFERKLNLVGVGYRAQAQGDKLNLSLGFSHPVVHQLPAGVKAETPTQTEIVIKGIDKQQVGQVAAEVRAYRAPEPYKGKGVRYSDEVVVLKETKKK, encoded by the coding sequence ATGTCTCGTGTAGCTAAGAATCCGGTCGCAATTCCGAGTGGTGTCGAGGTTACGATCTCGGCAGCCGAAATTGCGGTCAAGGGGCCGCTCGGTGTCATTCGCCAGGCGCTCAGCTCGGCCGTGACGGTCGAGCGCGATGGCGACAACCTCGTGTGCAAGGCGCGCGAAGGTGTTGTCAATGCTGGCGCCATGTCCGGAACCGTGCGTTCGTTGGTGAACAACATGGTGACTGGCGTGACGAAGGGCTTCGAGCGCAAGCTCAACCTGGTCGGCGTTGGTTATCGCGCTCAGGCCCAGGGCGACAAGTTGAATCTCTCGCTGGGTTTCTCCCACCCCGTCGTGCACCAGTTGCCCGCCGGCGTGAAGGCTGAAACTCCCACTCAAACCGAGATCGTGATCAAGGGTATCGACAAGCAGCAAGTCGGTCAGGTCGCGGCCGAGGTGCGGGCATACCGCGCTCCCGAACCCTACAAGGGCAAGGGCGTCCGTTATTCGGACGAAGTGGTTGTGCTCAAGGAAACCAAGAAGAAGTAA